In Deinococcus depolymerans, the following are encoded in one genomic region:
- a CDS encoding sugar ABC transporter permease, translating into MQATLKPPKARRRPSWSDFQRRYAPYLFISPFFILFFAFGLFPIVFNAFLSFHQWQPGTGLGEMKFVGLRNYTDNLTDPTFWLSLKNTAVLAVLSGLPQHLIAIPLAFAIQGGLRRMQNLVTAVYFLPYITSIVAISVIFFTLFSWQYGVINVVLNALHGLPLIGALFPAEKINWLGEKEYVQSAVAMVVVWRYTGWNMLLYLSGLQAIPRELYEAASVDGATRGQQFRFITLPLLRPIMFIAVTLSLIGGLQLFEEPFILTNGSGGAGQAGLTTVMYMYRTYAAYSDAGVAAAMSWLLFLVIGALTLVNNRAFGRSGLAGRD; encoded by the coding sequence ATGCAAGCGACCCTCAAACCCCCCAAGGCGCGCCGCAGACCCAGCTGGAGCGACTTCCAGCGGCGGTACGCGCCCTACCTGTTCATCAGCCCCTTTTTCATCCTGTTCTTCGCGTTCGGCCTGTTTCCCATCGTGTTCAACGCCTTCCTGAGCTTCCACCAGTGGCAGCCGGGCACCGGCCTGGGCGAGATGAAATTCGTCGGGCTGCGGAACTACACCGACAACCTGACCGACCCGACCTTCTGGCTGTCCCTGAAGAACACGGCCGTCCTGGCCGTCCTGTCGGGTCTGCCGCAGCACCTGATCGCCATCCCGCTGGCCTTCGCCATCCAGGGCGGCCTGCGGCGCATGCAGAACCTCGTGACCGCCGTGTACTTCCTGCCGTACATCACGTCCATCGTGGCGATCTCCGTGATCTTCTTCACGCTGTTCTCCTGGCAGTACGGCGTGATCAACGTCGTCCTGAACGCCCTGCACGGCCTGCCCCTGATCGGCGCGCTGTTCCCCGCCGAGAAGATCAACTGGCTGGGCGAGAAGGAGTACGTGCAGAGCGCCGTCGCCATGGTCGTCGTGTGGCGCTACACCGGCTGGAACATGCTGCTGTACCTCAGCGGCCTGCAGGCCATTCCCCGCGAACTGTACGAGGCGGCCAGCGTGGACGGCGCCACGCGCGGCCAGCAGTTCCGCTTCATCACGCTGCCGCTGCTGCGCCCGATCATGTTCATCGCCGTGACCCTCAGCCTGATCGGCGGCCTGCAGCTGTTCGAGGAGCCGTTCATCCTGACCAACGGCAGCGGCGGCGCCGGACAGGCCGGACTGACCACCGTGATGTACATGTACCGCACCTACGCCGCGTACTCCGACGCCGGCGTGGCCGCCGCCATGTCCTGGCTGCTGTTCCTCGTGATCGGCGCCCTGACCCTCGTGAACAACCGCGCCTTCGGCCGCAGCGGCCTCGCCGGAAGGGACTGA
- a CDS encoding carbohydrate ABC transporter permease, which yields MTAAPTRTPRLDTRRIGAYLLIFLGALLTVAPFYFMFVFATHTRTDIFHLPPPAWFGSNLDENYRSLVERVPFWRNLWNSLYLAVLTTGFTLFFCTLAGYAFAMFSFKGREALFGLLLATMLIPGTLNIVPFALIMQALGWIDQPRALWVPGMASAFGIFLMRQYIGSSIPRELVEAARIDGATEFGIFRRVIVPLTGPAMATLGLVTFVQSWNGFLGPLIIFRTAETFTAPLALRSMQGIANTDWGALMCGVALTVVPLLILFALASRQLIEGLTAGATKG from the coding sequence ATGACCGCCGCCCCCACCCGCACCCCCCGCCTGGACACCCGGCGCATCGGCGCGTACCTGCTGATCTTCCTGGGCGCCCTGCTGACCGTCGCGCCGTTCTACTTCATGTTCGTGTTCGCCACGCACACCCGCACCGACATCTTCCACCTGCCGCCCCCCGCGTGGTTCGGCAGCAACCTCGACGAGAACTACCGCAGCCTCGTGGAACGCGTGCCGTTCTGGCGCAACCTCTGGAACAGCCTGTACCTCGCGGTCCTGACCACCGGCTTCACGCTGTTCTTCTGCACGCTGGCCGGGTACGCCTTCGCGATGTTCTCCTTCAAGGGCCGCGAGGCGCTGTTCGGCCTGCTGCTGGCCACCATGCTGATCCCCGGCACCCTGAACATCGTTCCGTTCGCGCTGATCATGCAGGCGCTCGGCTGGATCGACCAGCCCCGCGCGCTGTGGGTGCCGGGCATGGCCAGCGCCTTCGGGATCTTCCTGATGCGCCAGTACATCGGCAGTTCCATTCCGCGTGAACTGGTCGAAGCGGCCCGCATCGACGGCGCCACCGAGTTCGGCATCTTCCGCCGCGTGATCGTGCCCCTGACCGGCCCCGCCATGGCCACCCTGGGCCTCGTGACCTTCGTGCAGTCCTGGAACGGCTTCCTGGGACCGCTGATCATCTTCCGCACCGCCGAGACCTTCACCGCGCCCCTGGCGCTGCGGTCCATGCAGGGCATCGCGAACACCGACTGGGGCGCCCTGATGTGCGGCGTCGCCCTGACCGTCGTGCCGCTGCTGATCCTGTTCGCCCTGGCCTCCCGCCAGCTGATCGAGGGCCTGACCGCCGGCGCGACCAAAGGCTGA
- a CDS encoding GH1 family beta-glucosidase gives MTRTLPQTPPASRPLPADLTRRDFPAGFVFGVATSSYQIEGAAAEDGRTPSIWDVFCAEPGRISDGSSGAVACDHYHRWEQDLDLIAALGVDAYRFSVAWPRVVPAGRGPVNPAGLDFYERLTDGLLARGVQPHVTLYHWDLPATLQDAGGWTNRDTAHAFAEYAAAVAARLGNRVVSYATLNEPWCSSILSYELGEHAPGTRDRAAALSAAHHLMLGHALALPEIRRHAPQSQAGIVLNLGPQESASDRPEDIRAARHADGRFNRWFLDPLLRGEYPADTWADVAVDAPPVQDGDLTLIAAPMDFLGVNYYSRGVIGAQGGVLPEGARVTDMGWEIHPQGLTDLLLRLNADYPNLPPVYITENGAAFADERSGDRVHDPRRTEFLSTHLDALLRATQAGVDVRGYFAWSLMDNFEWAHGYQKRFGLVYVDYATQERLLKDSALWYQAFLK, from the coding sequence ATGACCCGTACCCTCCCCCAGACCCCGCCCGCCTCCCGCCCCCTCCCGGCCGACCTGACGCGCCGCGACTTCCCGGCCGGATTCGTGTTCGGCGTGGCCACCAGCTCGTACCAGATCGAGGGCGCCGCCGCCGAGGACGGCCGCACGCCCAGCATCTGGGACGTGTTCTGCGCCGAGCCGGGCCGCATCAGCGACGGCAGCAGCGGCGCGGTCGCCTGCGACCACTACCACCGCTGGGAACAGGACCTCGACCTGATCGCCGCGCTGGGCGTCGACGCCTACCGCTTCAGCGTCGCGTGGCCCCGCGTCGTCCCCGCCGGCCGCGGCCCCGTCAACCCCGCCGGGCTGGACTTCTACGAACGCCTGACCGACGGCCTGCTCGCCCGCGGCGTGCAGCCCCACGTCACCCTGTACCACTGGGACCTGCCCGCCACCCTGCAGGACGCGGGCGGCTGGACCAACCGCGACACCGCCCACGCCTTCGCCGAGTACGCCGCCGCCGTCGCCGCGCGCCTCGGCAACCGGGTCGTCAGCTACGCCACCCTGAACGAACCCTGGTGCTCCTCGATTCTCAGCTACGAACTCGGCGAGCACGCCCCCGGCACCCGTGACCGCGCCGCCGCCCTGAGCGCCGCGCACCACCTGATGCTCGGCCACGCCCTGGCCCTGCCCGAGATCCGCCGTCACGCCCCGCAGTCGCAGGCCGGGATCGTCCTGAACCTCGGCCCTCAGGAGAGTGCCAGCGACCGCCCGGAGGACATCCGCGCCGCCCGGCACGCCGACGGACGCTTCAACCGCTGGTTCCTGGACCCCCTGCTGCGCGGCGAGTACCCGGCCGACACCTGGGCGGACGTGGCTGTCGACGCGCCGCCCGTCCAGGACGGCGACCTGACCCTGATCGCCGCGCCCATGGACTTCCTGGGCGTCAACTACTACTCGCGCGGCGTGATCGGCGCACAGGGCGGCGTGCTGCCCGAGGGCGCCCGCGTCACCGACATGGGCTGGGAGATCCACCCGCAGGGTCTGACCGACCTGCTGCTGCGCCTGAACGCCGACTACCCGAACCTGCCGCCCGTCTACATCACCGAGAACGGCGCGGCCTTCGCCGACGAACGCAGCGGCGACCGCGTCCACGACCCGCGCCGCACCGAGTTTCTCAGCACCCACCTCGACGCCCTGCTGCGCGCCACGCAGGCCGGCGTGGACGTGCGCGGGTACTTCGCGTGGTCCCTGATGGACAACTTCGAATGGGCGCACGGTTACCAGAAACGGTTCGGGCTGGTGTACGTCGATTACGCCACCCAGGAGCGCCTCCTGAAGGACAGCGCCCTGTGGTACCAGGCATTCCTGAAATAG
- a CDS encoding glycosyltransferase family 2 protein, producing MSAVPRSPSLAVLIPAFNEQDTVGSVVRVALDFTPDVVVASDGSSDGTAQAARDAGAQVVELAQNGGKGAALLAALQATTAELVVLLDADLTGLSAAHLETLAAPVRSGQLDMSIGVFEGGGFVTDWGNKLTPHLSGQRACRREWLLGVPGLDQERWPEPAITRHLKVTGARWAYVDLPNVAQVVKEKKRGFWRGATARTRMYASLLTYGVRRRKP from the coding sequence ATGTCTGCGGTTCCGCGTTCACCTTCCCTGGCCGTTCTCATCCCGGCGTTCAACGAGCAGGACACGGTGGGGTCGGTGGTCAGGGTGGCACTGGACTTCACGCCGGACGTGGTCGTGGCGTCTGACGGCAGCAGTGACGGCACCGCCCAGGCCGCGCGGGACGCCGGGGCGCAGGTGGTGGAACTCGCCCAGAACGGCGGGAAGGGTGCGGCGCTGCTGGCGGCGCTGCAGGCCACGACCGCCGAGCTGGTCGTGCTGCTCGATGCGGACCTGACCGGCCTGAGCGCCGCGCATCTCGAGACGCTGGCGGCGCCCGTGCGCTCGGGGCAGCTGGACATGAGCATCGGGGTGTTCGAGGGCGGCGGGTTCGTGACCGACTGGGGCAACAAGCTCACGCCGCACCTGAGCGGGCAGCGGGCCTGCCGGCGCGAGTGGCTGCTGGGCGTGCCGGGCCTGGATCAGGAACGCTGGCCGGAACCGGCGATCACCCGGCACCTGAAGGTCACGGGGGCCCGCTGGGCGTACGTGGACCTGCCGAACGTGGCGCAGGTGGTCAAGGAGAAGAAACGCGGCTTCTGGCGCGGCGCGACCGCCCGCACCCGCATGTACGCCTCGCTGCTGACCTACGGGGTGCGCCGGCGCAAACCCTGA
- a CDS encoding protein kinase domain-containing protein: MIALLLVPLFIVGVLLTVRAPERALSVTAAVVAILLLLTVAGLALTAQGSPPTLENLDRAQGVLAATAFVLVTGAFRLGRVVMPSLDRPGRAAQKQPVRVQRTSSPTPPARRPTTTQTVSDLRFQEYEVLDRVGIGGMGSVYRARRRQDGRIVALKVPQDKYLADAKFVKRFYREAEVLKRFNHPNIVRVYDYRMQDPEHYIAMEFLDGDSLEAMLENRTLSFHEGTQLIRALADALRHIHMQNVVHRDIKPANVMVLKNAFTDGVLREGGVKLMDFGIAVGKVLTRLTMTGARVGTPIYMAPEQAKGNRVDARSDVYSLGLLAYEMVTGQTAFKGSYEAVVHQQVFESPKPPKQVRLEVPGKLNDLILHMIEKDPASRPTLDDVIARIDAGVLTDEVFNDPIALAMSVQEKRGTLRLLDLKGKLRASLRDQTGGAQGLPGTPNAMTGDPEGNLYVTLLDYRQGKAGALVRKLGPDGAELLSFGPYGLNEGELLQPVGIAAAQGQVFVLDAEAHQVVVFDALGRFIRRFGGRGQGLGRFEKPSGIVAAPDGHVYVLDTGNHEVQRFSSQGEYLSRYAFRLDRNSDSLRPLEGLGVDQFGAVYIVDSVARKVRKIEADGTPGLTFAMETLVGEPTEAPWLIQVGPDGQIFAVRQGGQVLRTFSSVGDLLSSNDMYAPVQAMSILSRPQVLQPA; the protein is encoded by the coding sequence GTGATCGCGCTGCTGCTTGTGCCGCTGTTCATCGTGGGCGTCCTGCTGACCGTCCGCGCCCCGGAACGGGCGCTGAGCGTCACGGCGGCCGTGGTGGCGATCCTGCTGCTGCTCACGGTGGCGGGCCTGGCGCTGACCGCGCAGGGCAGCCCACCCACCCTGGAGAACCTCGACCGTGCGCAGGGCGTGCTGGCCGCCACGGCCTTCGTCCTCGTCACCGGGGCCTTCCGCCTGGGCCGGGTCGTGATGCCCAGCCTGGACCGCCCCGGCCGCGCCGCCCAGAAGCAGCCGGTGCGGGTGCAGCGCACCTCGTCGCCCACGCCGCCGGCCCGCCGGCCCACGACCACGCAGACCGTCTCGGACCTGCGCTTCCAGGAGTACGAGGTGCTCGACCGGGTCGGGATCGGCGGGATGGGCAGCGTGTACCGCGCCCGCCGCCGCCAGGACGGCCGGATCGTGGCGTTGAAGGTCCCGCAGGACAAGTACCTCGCGGACGCCAAGTTCGTCAAACGCTTCTACCGTGAGGCGGAGGTCCTCAAGCGCTTCAACCACCCGAACATCGTGCGGGTCTACGACTACCGCATGCAGGACCCGGAACACTACATCGCCATGGAGTTCCTCGACGGCGACAGCCTCGAGGCCATGCTCGAGAACCGCACCCTGAGCTTCCACGAGGGCACGCAGCTGATCCGCGCGCTCGCCGACGCGCTGCGCCACATCCACATGCAGAACGTCGTGCACCGCGACATCAAACCCGCCAACGTGATGGTCCTGAAAAACGCCTTCACGGACGGCGTGCTGCGCGAGGGCGGCGTGAAACTCATGGACTTCGGCATCGCCGTCGGGAAGGTCCTGACCCGCCTGACCATGACCGGCGCGCGCGTCGGGACGCCCATCTACATGGCCCCGGAGCAGGCCAAGGGCAACCGCGTGGACGCCCGCAGCGACGTGTACTCGCTGGGCCTGCTCGCCTACGAGATGGTCACGGGCCAGACCGCCTTCAAGGGCAGTTACGAGGCGGTCGTGCACCAGCAGGTGTTCGAGTCCCCCAAACCGCCCAAGCAGGTGCGGCTGGAAGTGCCGGGCAAACTGAACGATCTGATCCTGCACATGATCGAGAAGGACCCCGCCTCGCGCCCCACCCTGGACGACGTGATCGCCCGCATCGATGCCGGCGTCCTGACCGACGAGGTCTTCAACGACCCCATCGCGCTCGCCATGAGCGTGCAGGAGAAGCGCGGCACGCTGCGCCTGCTGGACCTGAAAGGCAAACTGCGCGCCAGCCTGCGCGACCAGACCGGCGGCGCCCAGGGCCTGCCCGGCACGCCCAACGCCATGACCGGCGACCCGGAAGGGAACCTGTACGTCACGCTGCTCGACTACCGCCAGGGCAAGGCCGGCGCCCTGGTCCGCAAGCTCGGCCCGGACGGCGCGGAACTCCTGAGCTTCGGCCCCTACGGCCTGAACGAGGGCGAACTGCTGCAACCCGTCGGCATCGCCGCCGCGCAGGGCCAGGTGTTCGTGCTGGACGCCGAGGCGCACCAGGTGGTCGTATTCGACGCGCTCGGCCGGTTCATCCGCCGCTTCGGCGGGCGCGGCCAGGGCCTGGGCCGCTTCGAGAAGCCCAGCGGCATCGTCGCCGCGCCCGACGGTCACGTCTACGTCCTGGACACCGGCAACCACGAGGTGCAGCGCTTCAGCTCGCAGGGCGAGTACCTCAGCCGCTACGCCTTCCGCCTCGACCGCAACAGTGACAGCCTGCGTCCCCTCGAGGGACTGGGCGTGGACCAGTTCGGCGCGGTGTACATCGTGGACAGCGTGGCCCGCAAGGTCCGCAAGATCGAGGCGGACGGCACGCCGGGCCTGACCTTCGCCATGGAGACCCTCGTCGGGGAACCCACCGAGGCCCCATGGCTGATCCAGGTCGGCCCGGACGGCCAGATCTTCGCCGTGCGTCAGGGCGGCCAGGTTCTGCGGACCTTCTCCAGTGTCGGCGACCTGCTCTCCTCGAACGACATGTACGCCCCGGTGCAGGCCATGAGCATCCTGAGCCGCCCACAGGTCCTGCAGCCCGCGTGA
- a CDS encoding glutaredoxin family protein, which produces MNTSAPRPGLPTLTLYTRPGCHLCEQAAAHLAQLAFSVQTVNVDLDPQLRAQHGDHVPVLALGERVLGRGAFSRARLSTLKLALIREYRPD; this is translated from the coding sequence GTGAATACCTCCGCCCCCCGTCCGGGCCTGCCCACCCTGACCCTCTACACCCGGCCCGGCTGCCACCTGTGCGAACAGGCCGCCGCTCACCTCGCCCAGCTGGCATTCAGCGTGCAGACCGTGAACGTGGACCTCGACCCGCAGCTGCGCGCGCAGCACGGCGATCACGTGCCCGTCCTGGCCCTGGGCGAGCGGGTGCTGGGGCGCGGCGCGTTCAGCCGCGCGCGCCTGAGCACCCTGAAACTCGCCCTGATCCGCGAGTACCGGCCCGACTGA
- the ftsY gene encoding signal recognition particle-docking protein FtsY produces MSWLERLRDGLSKTRQQINSTAGFLGQDVRDVVTNRLDTIEDLEYALIAADVGRAATEDILEDIRRAEGKDLQQALMDALTLQLEPDARRAEFRKLGFAPDARRTSVDPKGHVVMVIGVNGVGKTTTIAKLGQYYMNRGKSVMFAAGDTFRAAAGAQLGEWGERLGIPVVQGADGGDPAAVAFDGASARAARGTDLLFIDTAGRLHNKHNLMEELKKVRRVVEKADPAEPSETWLVLDAVTGQNGLQQAKKFHEATPLTGVIVTKLDGTAKGGILVAIVRELGVPIKFIGVGEQADDLQPFDSQEFVRALFDVNIPRE; encoded by the coding sequence GTGAGCTGGCTCGAACGCCTGCGCGACGGGCTCAGCAAGACCCGCCAGCAGATCAACTCCACCGCCGGGTTCCTCGGACAGGACGTCCGGGACGTCGTCACCAACCGCCTCGACACCATCGAGGACCTCGAGTACGCCCTGATCGCCGCCGACGTGGGCCGCGCCGCCACCGAGGACATCCTCGAGGACATCCGCCGCGCCGAGGGCAAGGACCTCCAGCAGGCCCTGATGGACGCCCTGACCCTGCAACTCGAACCCGACGCCCGCCGCGCCGAATTCCGCAAGCTCGGCTTCGCGCCCGACGCGCGGCGCACCAGCGTCGACCCCAAAGGCCACGTGGTCATGGTCATCGGCGTGAACGGCGTCGGCAAGACCACCACCATCGCCAAACTCGGCCAGTACTACATGAACCGCGGCAAGAGCGTCATGTTCGCCGCCGGGGACACCTTCCGCGCCGCCGCCGGCGCGCAACTCGGCGAGTGGGGCGAACGGCTCGGCATTCCCGTCGTGCAGGGTGCCGACGGGGGCGACCCCGCCGCCGTCGCCTTCGACGGTGCCAGCGCCCGCGCCGCGCGCGGCACCGACCTGCTGTTCATCGATACCGCCGGCCGCCTCCACAACAAGCACAACCTGATGGAGGAACTCAAGAAGGTCCGCCGCGTCGTCGAGAAGGCCGACCCGGCCGAACCCTCCGAGACGTGGCTGGTCCTGGACGCCGTCACCGGCCAGAACGGCCTGCAGCAGGCCAAGAAATTCCACGAGGCCACCCCCCTGACCGGCGTGATCGTCACGAAACTCGACGGCACCGCCAAGGGCGGCATCCTGGTCGCCATCGTCCGGGAACTCGGCGTGCCCATCAAGTTCATCGGCGTGGGCGAGCAGGCCGATGATCTGCAACCCTTCGACAGCCAGGAATTCGTGCGCGCCCTGTTCGACGTGAACATCCCGCGCGAGTAA
- the bshC gene encoding bacillithiol biosynthesis cysteine-adding enzyme BshC, with protein MARNAGAEYRNGGMQAYFRLPAGALEQARAETRGDVDRAALTEALRAYHRDLGTLDTHAHAALERLAHPASRVVVTGQQAGALTGPAYSVHKAADAALLARQEDREDAPVVAVYWIASQDHDAAEVAGTTLLDLAERLHHLTLDVPQGVPVGRVPWRAEWTAQVHALLDAFDAPAAHVAAVRARFDRAVSGPAGAGSYADVFARLIHGLLAPAGLLVLDPLHPALAALMAPTLARELERPLASSEAIEAAAARLETDGFVPQLRRPAGATNLFIEEADGQRRLLRFDGRTFHTDHAAYSHADLLAVLAGDPSRLTPAAGLRPTVQDALLPTLAFVVGPGEIAYGAQLRDVYPLHGLGQPLLWPRLSVIWVEPNVRRLLGRLNATAAQVQADPEGVLGRALAAERGAAAVSAARLAALDADLRTLTDELAALDPTLHGAAQRTRARTTARVAHLQHLATRALARAENDRSGQLTRLKAHLLPNGVPQEREMNFLTFLLKHGDTPLRQLLDLPAGWQGELDIP; from the coding sequence ATGGCGCGGAACGCAGGAGCGGAATACAGGAACGGTGGCATGCAGGCGTACTTCCGCCTGCCGGCCGGGGCGCTGGAACAGGCGCGCGCAGAGACCCGCGGCGACGTGGACCGCGCCGCGCTGACGGAGGCGCTGCGCGCCTACCACCGCGACCTGGGCACGCTGGACACGCACGCGCACGCGGCACTGGAACGCCTGGCGCACCCGGCGTCCCGCGTGGTCGTGACCGGCCAGCAGGCGGGCGCGCTGACCGGCCCGGCGTACTCGGTGCACAAGGCGGCCGACGCGGCGCTGCTGGCCCGCCAGGAGGACCGCGAGGACGCCCCGGTGGTCGCCGTGTACTGGATCGCCAGTCAGGACCACGACGCGGCCGAGGTGGCCGGCACCACCCTGCTGGACCTCGCGGAACGCCTGCACCACCTGACGCTGGACGTTCCGCAGGGCGTGCCGGTAGGCCGCGTGCCGTGGCGCGCCGAGTGGACGGCGCAGGTTCACGCGCTGCTGGACGCCTTCGATGCGCCCGCCGCGCACGTGGCGGCCGTCCGCGCCCGTTTCGACCGGGCCGTGAGCGGGCCGGCGGGTGCGGGCAGTTACGCCGACGTGTTCGCCCGCCTGATTCACGGCCTGCTGGCCCCGGCGGGCCTGCTGGTCCTGGACCCGCTGCACCCGGCCCTGGCGGCCCTGATGGCCCCCACCCTGGCCCGCGAACTGGAGCGCCCCCTGGCGTCCAGCGAGGCCATCGAGGCGGCCGCCGCCCGCCTGGAAACCGACGGGTTCGTGCCGCAACTGCGCCGCCCGGCCGGGGCGACCAACCTGTTCATCGAGGAAGCGGACGGGCAGCGCCGCCTGCTGCGCTTCGACGGACGCACCTTCCACACCGACCACGCCGCGTACTCGCACGCGGACCTGCTCGCGGTGCTGGCGGGCGACCCCAGCCGCCTCACGCCCGCCGCTGGCCTGCGCCCGACCGTGCAGGACGCGCTGCTGCCCACCCTGGCCTTCGTGGTCGGGCCGGGCGAGATCGCGTACGGCGCGCAGCTGCGGGACGTGTACCCGCTGCACGGGCTGGGGCAGCCGCTGCTGTGGCCGCGCCTGAGCGTCATCTGGGTCGAACCGAACGTGCGCCGCCTCCTGGGCCGCCTGAACGCCACGGCCGCGCAGGTGCAGGCCGACCCGGAAGGCGTGCTGGGCCGCGCCCTGGCCGCCGAGCGGGGCGCGGCGGCCGTCAGCGCCGCGCGACTGGCCGCGCTGGACGCCGACCTGCGCACCCTGACCGACGAACTGGCCGCGCTGGACCCGACCCTGCACGGCGCGGCGCAGCGGACCCGCGCCCGCACCACGGCGCGCGTGGCGCACCTGCAACACCTCGCCACCCGCGCCCTGGCCCGCGCCGAGAACGACCGCAGCGGCCAGCTGACCCGCCTGAAAGCCCACCTGCTCCCGAACGGCGTGCCCCAGGAACGCGAGATGAACTTCCTGACCTTCCTGCTCAAGCACGGCGACACGCCCCTGCGCCAGCTGCTGGACCTCCCGGCCGGCTGGCAGGGCGAACTCGACATTCCCTGA
- a CDS encoding Crp/Fnr family transcriptional regulator translates to MLPGAFGALPADAQAQVVAAGRQGRWTRAELLYHPEDPAETLYLLTRGAVRLYRLGSGAREVTLDVHGPGALLGVMALIPGERCGVYAEAMDDTEALMLGQDALGRLTQAQPAVGVALTEQITRQTRGVQERLSGLVFLEVSQRLALALLTLAEREGPWPEGGTQALRDRVSHQDLAHVVGSTRETITKLLGDFRSRGLLDLGYRRIILTDRAGLLRATREPLR, encoded by the coding sequence ATGTTGCCCGGTGCTTTCGGTGCTTTGCCTGCGGACGCTCAGGCGCAGGTGGTCGCGGCGGGACGGCAGGGCCGCTGGACCCGCGCCGAACTGCTGTACCACCCGGAGGACCCGGCCGAGACGCTGTACCTCCTGACGCGGGGCGCGGTGCGCCTGTACCGGCTGGGTTCCGGCGCGCGTGAGGTCACGCTGGACGTCCACGGACCCGGCGCGCTGCTGGGCGTCATGGCCCTGATTCCCGGCGAGCGCTGCGGCGTGTACGCCGAGGCGATGGACGACACCGAGGCCCTGATGCTGGGCCAGGACGCCCTGGGCCGCCTGACGCAGGCGCAGCCCGCGGTGGGCGTCGCGCTGACCGAGCAGATCACCCGGCAGACGCGCGGCGTGCAGGAACGGCTCTCGGGGCTGGTGTTCCTGGAGGTGTCGCAACGGCTGGCGCTGGCGCTGCTGACCCTCGCCGAGCGCGAGGGCCCCTGGCCGGAAGGTGGCACGCAGGCCCTGCGGGACCGGGTGTCTCACCAGGACCTGGCGCACGTGGTAGGCAGTACCCGTGAGACCATCACGAAACTGCTGGGGGACTTCCGGTCACGCGGCCTGCTGGACCTGGGCTACCGGCGGATCATTCTGACGGACCGCGCGGGCCTGCTGCGCGCCACGCGCGAACCGCTCCGCTGA
- a CDS encoding WecB/TagA/CpsF family glycosyltransferase yields MPDPDHSQRLSLFDLPLDPISLDATLDRLGDWIYRSPRAPHTVVTLNPEFIVQSRTQPDFVTAMQAADLVTADGVGIVWAARQLCAQEVPRAPGFDIVQGLMRRHGADLRVFFLGAKPGVAEVAAQNAARDYGIQVAGIHHGYFDLPEDQRVAELVRDSGADLVLTAMGAGRQETFNQYWRQVMNTPVMIGCGGVIDVLAGTADLAPAWTRRLGVEWIWRVAGDRKRWNRAPRLAKFVQMVRAEKRRAARAG; encoded by the coding sequence ATGCCTGACCCAGACCACTCCCAGCGCCTGAGCCTGTTCGACCTGCCGCTGGATCCCATCTCGCTGGACGCCACGCTGGACCGCCTGGGCGACTGGATCTACCGCTCACCGCGCGCCCCGCACACCGTCGTGACCCTCAACCCGGAATTCATCGTGCAGTCCCGCACCCAGCCGGACTTCGTGACGGCCATGCAGGCCGCGGACCTCGTCACGGCCGACGGGGTGGGCATCGTGTGGGCGGCGCGGCAGCTGTGCGCGCAGGAGGTGCCGCGTGCGCCGGGCTTCGACATCGTGCAGGGCCTCATGCGCCGCCACGGCGCGGACCTGCGCGTGTTCTTCCTGGGCGCCAAGCCCGGCGTGGCCGAGGTCGCCGCGCAGAACGCCGCGCGCGACTACGGCATTCAGGTCGCAGGCATCCACCACGGGTACTTCGACCTGCCCGAGGATCAGCGCGTGGCGGAACTCGTGCGCGACAGCGGCGCGGACCTCGTCCTGACCGCGATGGGTGCCGGCCGGCAGGAGACCTTCAACCAGTACTGGCGGCAGGTCATGAACACGCCGGTCATGATCGGCTGTGGCGGCGTGATCGACGTGCTGGCCGGCACTGCCGACCTCGCGCCCGCCTGGACGCGCCGCCTGGGCGTCGAGTGGATCTGGCGGGTGGCGGGGGACCGTAAGCGCTGGAACCGCGCGCCGCGCCTCGCGAAGTTCGTGCAGATGGTCCGCGCCGAGAAACGCCGCGCCGCCCGCGCCGGCTGA